A single genomic interval of Leptospira dzoumogneensis harbors:
- a CDS encoding HDOD domain-containing protein has translation MSQGKTLELFHHKDQGIFSNLKDLNHPISENIPFHFKFFNLTESVDTILSKTLDRYLLHLDIIFVRDSVLAAMKETITNTIKANIKRIYFRELQADIQNPSVYRSKITGFKQTYLDNKEKYEDLLFKNNYVVLVSFIHNKDAIRIRVMNNVKLSPEEVDRINERIEKAKTYNDLAEAFLEKGDETEGAGLGLIMTLMMLKNDGLGASSYKVESQGNNTSVIIDIPIRIQKENVQIQKAEEIIKEVDQLPTFPKAIQDIQSAIDKPNSSIGQIAEMVKKDVALAANILKLSNSAAFRRGNKVESLDRAIQLIGLKELQVLLYSLGTKQILENKFPAFLTIWEKSNQCAYYCKLIAQRLNLPKDSMSNLMSAALLHDIGEIILLSLEQERMGKIQNYSASKEIASSLSMEEAAFGITHTKIGALIAEKWNFPELYSKTMEYHHRPQLAEEQYKEIIFPIYLGDMMIKINNEEAKFSEIPEEVLKHCKFFSSGDFHSFRTKALESFQATL, from the coding sequence ATGAGCCAAGGGAAAACCCTAGAACTTTTCCATCACAAAGACCAAGGTATATTCAGTAATCTGAAGGACCTGAATCATCCTATTTCGGAAAACATCCCGTTCCATTTTAAATTTTTCAATCTTACGGAGAGTGTGGATACTATTCTCTCCAAGACACTGGATCGTTATCTTTTACATTTAGATATCATATTCGTCAGGGACTCCGTCCTTGCGGCGATGAAAGAGACCATCACCAACACTATCAAAGCAAATATTAAAAGGATCTATTTCAGAGAACTTCAGGCGGATATCCAAAATCCAAGCGTGTATCGCAGCAAGATCACCGGTTTTAAACAAACTTATTTGGATAATAAGGAGAAGTATGAAGATCTTCTCTTTAAGAACAACTACGTTGTCCTAGTTTCTTTCATTCATAATAAGGATGCGATCCGTATCCGAGTAATGAATAACGTAAAACTCAGCCCGGAAGAAGTGGATCGTATCAATGAAAGGATCGAAAAAGCAAAAACATATAACGATCTCGCGGAAGCATTTTTAGAAAAAGGGGACGAAACCGAGGGTGCCGGTCTTGGTCTCATCATGACTCTAATGATGTTAAAAAACGACGGTCTAGGAGCAAGTTCCTATAAAGTAGAAAGCCAAGGTAATAATACTTCTGTCATCATCGATATTCCTATTCGTATCCAAAAAGAGAATGTTCAGATCCAAAAAGCGGAAGAGATCATCAAAGAAGTAGATCAACTTCCTACATTCCCTAAAGCAATCCAAGATATCCAATCCGCCATCGACAAACCGAATTCAAGTATCGGTCAGATTGCGGAGATGGTCAAAAAGGACGTAGCTCTTGCGGCAAATATCCTGAAACTATCCAACTCGGCAGCTTTCCGTAGAGGAAATAAAGTAGAATCTTTGGATAGAGCGATCCAACTCATCGGTTTGAAAGAATTGCAGGTTCTATTATATTCTCTTGGAACCAAACAGATCCTGGAGAATAAGTTCCCTGCATTCTTAACGATCTGGGAAAAATCCAATCAGTGTGCATATTACTGCAAATTGATCGCTCAAAGATTAAATCTTCCTAAGGACTCTATGAGCAATCTGATGTCGGCCGCGCTTCTTCATGATATAGGAGAGATCATTCTTCTTTCCTTAGAGCAGGAACGTATGGGTAAGATCCAAAATTATTCTGCATCCAAGGAAATCGCTTCTTCTCTTTCTATGGAAGAAGCCGCATTCGGTATTACTCATACTAAGATCGGCGCATTGATCGCAGAAAAATGGAATTTCCCCGAGCTATATTCTAAAACTATGGAATACCACCATAGACCTCAATTAGCAGAAGAACAATACAAAGAGATCATATTCCCTATTTATCTGGGAGATATGATGATCAAGATCAATAACGAAGAAGCTAAGTTCTCAGAGATCCCCGAAGAAGTCCTGAAACATTGTAAATTTTTCTCCTCCGGAGATTTTCATTCTTTCCGGACCAAAGCTTTAGAAAGTTTCCAAGCTACTCTTTAA
- a CDS encoding aldehyde dehydrogenase family protein, producing MSSTATQPASSVSPASSGTASFPAANPKEMQRVFDVQKRHFHKVLKVSKAKDRVVLLKKLLAAVERLTPEIKQALQKDFRKAPHETDLTEVMPSIAELKDAIRHVKTWMKPERVKTPISLFGARSSISYEPKGVTLIISPWNYPFYLAIAPLTAALAAGNTAIIKPSEFTPETSKLLTKLVKETFQEGEVAVFEGDHTVSTALMELPFDHIFFTGSTHVGKIVMAAAAKNLSTVTLELGGKSPAIIVPGANLKKAAQKLVWGKIMNAGQTCVAPDYLLLPEGETEEFVKQAKAAVKSFYGESSADIKSNKDFCRLVNQRNFQRVSGYIHEAVEKGGKVVMGGETDSSQNYIEPTLIANVPESARIMEDEIFGPVLPILTYKNLDEAVEKVLSKPKPLALYVFGSNNKHINKVLKETSSGGAAVNDVIVHLANPNLPFGGINHSGHGSYHGWYGFRTFSHEKSVFKQAPFSSIEMLYPPYTGFVDKMLQFTKKFFV from the coding sequence ATGTCCAGCACAGCTACACAACCGGCGAGCTCAGTCTCTCCCGCTTCCAGCGGAACTGCTTCTTTTCCCGCTGCGAATCCTAAGGAGATGCAAAGAGTATTCGATGTCCAAAAACGTCATTTTCATAAGGTTCTGAAAGTATCCAAAGCCAAGGATCGAGTCGTATTATTGAAAAAATTACTGGCAGCAGTAGAAAGACTTACCCCGGAAATCAAACAGGCTTTACAAAAGGACTTTAGAAAAGCTCCTCACGAAACGGATTTAACCGAAGTTATGCCTTCTATCGCAGAATTAAAAGACGCGATCCGACACGTAAAAACTTGGATGAAACCGGAAAGAGTAAAAACTCCAATTTCACTTTTCGGTGCAAGAAGTTCTATTTCTTACGAACCAAAGGGAGTGACTCTGATCATTTCTCCTTGGAACTATCCATTCTATCTTGCGATTGCGCCTTTAACTGCAGCTCTTGCGGCAGGAAACACTGCGATCATCAAACCTTCCGAGTTCACACCAGAAACTTCTAAACTGCTTACTAAACTCGTAAAAGAAACCTTCCAAGAAGGAGAAGTTGCGGTATTTGAAGGAGATCATACTGTTTCCACAGCTCTAATGGAGTTACCATTCGATCATATCTTCTTCACAGGAAGTACTCACGTAGGAAAGATCGTAATGGCAGCCGCTGCAAAAAATCTTTCCACAGTGACCTTAGAGTTAGGAGGAAAATCTCCTGCTATCATCGTACCTGGAGCGAACTTGAAAAAAGCAGCTCAGAAATTGGTATGGGGAAAGATCATGAACGCGGGACAAACCTGCGTGGCACCTGACTATCTACTTCTACCGGAAGGAGAAACCGAAGAATTCGTAAAACAAGCGAAGGCTGCGGTAAAATCTTTCTATGGAGAAAGTTCCGCCGATATCAAAAGTAATAAAGACTTCTGTCGTTTAGTAAACCAAAGAAACTTCCAAAGGGTTTCGGGATACATTCACGAAGCAGTTGAAAAAGGCGGGAAAGTAGTGATGGGAGGAGAAACAGATTCTTCTCAAAACTATATAGAGCCTACATTGATCGCTAACGTTCCGGAAAGTGCAAGGATCATGGAAGATGAGATCTTCGGACCGGTGCTCCCTATACTAACTTACAAAAACTTGGACGAAGCAGTGGAAAAAGTTCTCTCTAAACCGAAACCGCTCGCACTCTATGTGTTCGGAAGTAATAACAAACATATCAACAAAGTTCTCAAGGAAACATCTTCCGGAGGAGCCGCGGTGAATGACGTTATCGTACACTTGGCGAACCCGAATCTACCATTCGGAGGGATCAATCATTCCGGACATGGAAGTTACCATGGCTGGTATGGATTCAGAACATTCTCTCACGAGAAGTCAGTATTCAAACAAGCTCCGTTCTCCTCGATTGAAATGTTGTATCCACCTTATACTGGTTTTGTGGATAAAATGCTTCAATTCACCAAGAAGTTCTTCGTTTAA
- a CDS encoding acyl-CoA thioesterase, with translation MQISKSFFYEIPVLWSQCDPNGHLNVGNFQVFLHEGRMIALEEAGLSFSQMKSENIGPMILRGETDYKAEIRYPDIALIETRFGEISGSRCKAFQKLIRKSDGKVSCESISHCIMFDFGKKRPWKYTDKFLEGLGILENSSVVGIPTSAHTGNPRVAQK, from the coding sequence ATGCAAATCTCAAAATCATTCTTTTATGAAATTCCGGTTCTTTGGAGCCAATGTGACCCGAATGGCCATTTGAATGTTGGAAACTTCCAAGTATTCCTACATGAAGGCAGAATGATTGCCTTAGAAGAAGCCGGTCTTTCCTTCTCTCAGATGAAATCCGAAAATATAGGCCCAATGATCCTGAGAGGAGAAACGGATTATAAGGCGGAGATCCGTTATCCGGACATTGCCCTAATAGAAACCCGGTTTGGAGAGATCTCCGGTTCCAGATGCAAGGCATTTCAAAAATTAATCCGAAAATCCGACGGCAAAGTTTCCTGTGAATCCATCTCTCATTGTATCATGTTTGATTTCGGCAAAAAAAGACCTTGGAAATACACGGACAAATTCCTGGAAGGATTGGGAATTTTGGAAAATTCGTCCGTTGTAGGAATTCCAACATCCGCACATACAGGAAATCCTCGCGTTGCCCAAAAATAA
- a CDS encoding DUF3995 domain-containing protein, with product MEKILGLITASILFFLSALHIYWAFGGKLTSVTVIPETNGKPTFVPSRGLTLLVALALFGFGTVALWSSGNIFSPNRTSAIFSLLIAFIFLGRAVGDFRLVGYFKKIKNTKFAKYDYLIYSPVCILLGISYLYLGYINF from the coding sequence ATGGAAAAGATCTTAGGTTTAATCACAGCTTCCATTCTATTCTTCTTATCCGCATTACATATCTACTGGGCATTCGGCGGGAAATTAACGTCAGTCACAGTCATTCCGGAAACAAACGGTAAACCTACATTTGTCCCGAGCAGAGGACTGACCTTACTGGTCGCACTTGCACTCTTCGGGTTCGGCACAGTGGCACTCTGGTCATCCGGAAATATTTTCTCTCCAAACAGAACGAGTGCAATCTTCTCACTCTTAATCGCATTCATCTTTTTGGGAAGAGCCGTCGGAGATTTTAGATTAGTAGGCTACTTCAAAAAAATCAAAAATACTAAATTCGCAAAATATGATTATCTAATTTACTCTCCTGTTTGTATTCTTTTAGGTATTTCTTATTTATATTTGGGGTATATTAACTTTTAA
- a CDS encoding SGNH/GDSL hydrolase family protein has protein sequence MQKRKGLRKRFPIDLNLALLLLIIFPLINCDKDPSSDTEKLISYLAKPSLAMYGDSIVASWPVQEQLSDFNTIKFAFPGVDTNRILSSVQNDQNRYNACLYEGGINDFLENYFPTQSQVDATVNRQIQSIQILLTRCEHVVALNLWNIKFPWPTLAVAMITAEMKERITFVPRIDTELLIQDDMLTDGNHPNKDGYYLLSKAVREQLQPLLPILYLNK, from the coding sequence ATGCAGAAGCGGAAAGGCCTAAGGAAAAGGTTCCCAATAGACTTAAACCTGGCCTTGCTTCTGCTTATAATTTTTCCACTTATCAACTGCGATAAAGACCCGTCTTCCGATACTGAAAAATTAATCTCTTATCTTGCAAAACCTTCTTTGGCAATGTACGGGGACAGCATAGTAGCCTCCTGGCCCGTACAAGAACAACTCTCCGATTTTAACACAATTAAGTTTGCCTTTCCCGGGGTGGATACTAATAGGATTTTATCATCAGTGCAGAATGATCAAAATCGTTATAACGCCTGTCTGTATGAAGGAGGGATTAACGATTTTTTAGAAAATTATTTTCCTACTCAAAGCCAGGTAGATGCGACGGTAAATAGACAGATCCAAAGCATTCAGATACTCCTTACAAGATGTGAACATGTAGTCGCATTAAATCTTTGGAATATTAAATTCCCGTGGCCCACACTTGCAGTTGCGATGATCACCGCGGAAATGAAAGAAAGGATCACATTTGTCCCCAGAATAGACACGGAATTACTGATCCAAGATGATATGCTGACCGACGGGAATCATCCCAATAAAGACGGATATTATCTTCTTTCTAAAGCTGTCCGAGAACAATTGCAGCCCTTACTTCCCATTCTGTATTTGAACAAATAG
- the tpx gene encoding thiol peroxidase gives MASVTLKGNPVQLEGKLLEVGVKAPDFHGTAKDLSTKSLKDYNGKVKILVSVPSLDTSVCAMETKKFHERAAKLDGIVTVVVSGDLPFAMNRFCTMEGLDSPNLITLSQFKDFSFSKAYGTHIADGGLQGLSARAVFVLDKNDTVQYVELVPEIASEPNYEAAIGAAKKLV, from the coding sequence ATGGCAAGCGTCACTCTTAAAGGTAACCCAGTTCAACTCGAAGGAAAATTATTAGAAGTAGGTGTAAAGGCTCCCGACTTTCACGGAACGGCAAAAGATTTAAGCACCAAGTCTCTCAAAGACTATAACGGAAAGGTGAAAATTTTAGTTTCAGTTCCAAGTTTAGATACATCCGTATGCGCAATGGAAACTAAAAAGTTCCATGAAAGAGCGGCGAAGTTAGATGGGATCGTAACAGTGGTCGTCTCCGGAGATCTTCCTTTTGCAATGAATCGTTTTTGCACTATGGAAGGACTAGATTCTCCGAACCTGATCACACTTTCTCAATTCAAGGATTTTTCTTTTTCCAAGGCGTATGGAACACATATCGCGGATGGAGGTTTACAAGGACTTTCTGCGAGAGCGGTTTTTGTTTTGGATAAGAACGATACCGTTCAATACGTGGAATTAGTTCCCGAGATCGCAAGTGAGCCGAATTATGAAGCTGCGATCGGAGCTGCTAAAAAATTAGTTTAA
- the ilvB gene encoding biosynthetic-type acetolactate synthase large subunit, which translates to METITEKNKAWLREDKSPQNGAELIVAYLKRRRIQNVYGIPGGANLPLYDALHDSGIRHILARHEQGGGFMAQGEARVTKKPAVCLASSGPGVTNLITAVADAKSDSIPLVAITGQVPLSLIGTDAFQEIDTYGLSLPITKKTYLVRSVSELIRVLPEAFQIAEGPRPGPVWIDVPKDIQASPISLSMSQIESIWSSQEEINSPKIFISEADKLRFYSLLENSKKPVLYIGGGVKGSGAGDLILKLAEAQDIPVVCTLMGLDSFSQTHELSLGMLGMHGAPYTNRLLSESDLLLAFGVRFDDRATGKLETFCPNAKVIHVDIDYKEIGKLRRPDFGFCSDLKYFLENMGEFPIHKREEWREQIRSYKELYPLNSVTSSKGFSPQDIILSVAKFLGPNARISTDVGQHQMWVAQYYPFRKSGTFLTSGGLGTMGFGLPAAIGASLADPNSKMVCFSGDGSILMNIQELDTLSELQSDLKIIIFDNRNLGLVRQQQNLFYGGRYNGSAYPSHSKLSKIANAFGISSLDLGEEGKNLEDLETFLKEKGPGLIVVPIDPDLQVLPMVPPGKSNLEMLLG; encoded by the coding sequence ATGGAAACGATTACAGAAAAAAACAAGGCCTGGCTTAGAGAAGATAAGTCTCCCCAAAACGGAGCCGAACTGATCGTTGCTTATTTAAAAAGAAGAAGGATCCAAAACGTATATGGTATCCCTGGCGGCGCCAATTTACCGTTATACGATGCTCTTCATGATAGCGGGATTCGTCATATTCTCGCAAGACATGAACAGGGTGGAGGATTTATGGCTCAGGGAGAAGCCAGAGTCACTAAAAAGCCTGCTGTTTGTCTGGCTTCCTCCGGTCCAGGAGTTACAAATTTGATCACCGCAGTTGCGGATGCAAAATCGGATTCTATACCGTTAGTCGCAATCACAGGCCAAGTGCCTTTATCTCTCATTGGAACGGATGCTTTCCAAGAAATAGATACTTACGGATTATCTTTACCTATTACTAAAAAAACTTATTTGGTTCGTTCCGTATCCGAACTCATACGAGTTTTGCCGGAAGCATTTCAAATCGCAGAAGGACCGAGACCTGGTCCTGTTTGGATAGATGTGCCTAAGGACATACAGGCTTCTCCTATTTCTCTTTCCATGTCCCAGATCGAATCCATTTGGAGCTCCCAGGAAGAAATAAATTCTCCTAAGATCTTTATATCCGAAGCGGATAAACTTAGATTTTATTCTCTATTAGAAAATTCTAAAAAACCTGTTTTGTATATAGGCGGCGGAGTAAAAGGTTCAGGCGCAGGAGATCTGATCTTAAAATTGGCGGAGGCCCAGGATATTCCGGTAGTTTGCACTTTGATGGGTTTGGATTCTTTTTCCCAAACTCATGAGTTGTCTTTGGGAATGCTCGGAATGCACGGCGCTCCTTATACGAATCGATTATTGTCGGAATCGGATCTTCTTTTAGCCTTCGGGGTTCGTTTTGATGACAGGGCCACTGGAAAATTAGAAACATTCTGTCCGAATGCAAAAGTGATCCATGTCGACATCGATTATAAGGAGATCGGAAAATTAAGAAGGCCTGATTTCGGATTTTGTTCCGATCTAAAATACTTTTTAGAGAATATGGGAGAATTCCCAATTCATAAAAGGGAAGAATGGAGAGAACAGATCCGTTCTTATAAAGAATTGTATCCTTTAAATTCAGTTACTTCTTCTAAAGGTTTTTCTCCTCAGGATATTATTTTGTCCGTAGCAAAATTTTTAGGACCGAATGCAAGGATCAGCACTGATGTAGGCCAACACCAGATGTGGGTGGCTCAATATTATCCATTCCGGAAAAGTGGAACATTTTTAACTTCCGGTGGACTTGGCACTATGGGTTTCGGTTTGCCCGCAGCAATTGGAGCTTCTCTTGCGGATCCTAATTCTAAGATGGTTTGTTTTTCTGGGGACGGTTCTATTCTGATGAATATCCAAGAATTGGATACTTTGAGCGAGTTACAATCGGATCTGAAAATTATAATATTCGATAATCGGAATCTAGGACTAGTTCGACAGCAGCAGAATTTGTTTTACGGGGGTAGATACAATGGAAGCGCTTATCCTTCTCATTCTAAACTTTCTAAGATCGCTAATGCTTTCGGTATTTCCAGTTTAGATCTGGGAGAAGAAGGAAAAAATTTAGAAGATCTGGAAACTTTCTTAAAGGAGAAGGGACCAGGACTGATCGTTGTTCCTATCGATCCGGATCTTCAAGTTCTTCCAATGGTCCCTCCCGGAAAAAGTAACTTGGAGATGCTCTTAGGTTGA
- a CDS encoding anthranilate synthase component I family protein gives MSIEIQNIRKETSALFPRPILKSFPLKEEGVLEYFQKLMEETEVAVLFESLGPESDNSRYSFISGFPKRVFKAKGDKLECDGKEIARGNPYRLFSEIFPPRKSFLECTEAGGGGLYGYLSYEAANDMEPSLHLKEHPKFPKFCFAWMEDGILLDRRTGESKYFHYGTDRYNLFEEIYKKKVPEPGKFQSVDLGFSKTKEEHRSMVDQVLDEIRKGNTFQCQIGFRKTFLVGEGGIAAARKKGDFELYRSIRKINPSPFMFFMSFPGEVHLGASPELLFRLKDGLAESFPLAGTIRRGTNEEEDRKFALQLLSDPKEIAEHNMLVDLHRNDLGRVSKFGTVKVRDSFALKRFSHVQHLSTEVSGILRAGLDMFTGLASSFPTGTLSGAPKIESMKIIHRIENDPRGPYGGAVGRFGFDGNCSFCIPIRSYFRKEEEAVTRASGGIVMDSDPNAEYEEIGHKLGAVLKAMEALK, from the coding sequence ATGTCCATAGAGATACAAAATATCAGAAAAGAAACAAGTGCACTTTTTCCAAGACCGATCTTGAAATCATTTCCATTAAAGGAAGAAGGTGTCTTGGAATATTTCCAAAAACTAATGGAGGAAACCGAGGTGGCGGTCCTATTCGAAAGTTTAGGGCCTGAATCTGATAATTCCAGATACAGTTTTATTTCCGGTTTTCCAAAGAGGGTATTCAAAGCAAAAGGAGATAAACTAGAATGCGACGGTAAGGAGATCGCAAGAGGAAACCCATACCGGTTATTTTCCGAAATTTTCCCTCCTAGGAAATCTTTCTTAGAATGTACGGAAGCCGGTGGAGGAGGACTATACGGTTATCTTTCTTACGAGGCTGCGAATGATATGGAGCCGAGCCTTCATCTGAAAGAACATCCTAAATTCCCTAAGTTCTGTTTTGCTTGGATGGAAGATGGGATCCTTTTGGATAGAAGGACTGGAGAGTCCAAATATTTTCACTACGGAACGGATCGATATAATTTGTTCGAGGAAATTTATAAGAAGAAGGTCCCTGAACCTGGAAAATTCCAATCGGTTGATTTAGGTTTTTCTAAAACAAAAGAAGAACATAGATCCATGGTGGACCAGGTGTTGGATGAGATCCGAAAAGGAAATACGTTCCAATGCCAGATAGGTTTTAGAAAAACATTTTTAGTGGGAGAAGGCGGGATAGCCGCAGCTAGAAAGAAAGGAGATTTCGAATTATACAGATCCATTCGAAAAATAAATCCTTCTCCCTTTATGTTCTTCATGAGTTTTCCAGGAGAAGTCCATCTGGGTGCAAGTCCTGAACTTTTATTTAGATTAAAGGACGGACTTGCCGAAAGTTTTCCATTAGCTGGAACCATTCGAAGAGGAACAAACGAAGAAGAAGATCGAAAATTTGCACTTCAACTTCTATCCGACCCGAAAGAGATCGCAGAGCATAATATGCTTGTGGATCTGCATCGTAATGATCTGGGAAGAGTTTCTAAATTCGGAACCGTGAAGGTGAGAGATTCTTTCGCTCTAAAAAGATTCAGCCATGTGCAGCATCTATCCACGGAAGTTTCCGGGATCTTGAGAGCAGGCCTAGATATGTTCACAGGACTCGCTTCTTCTTTCCCGACTGGAACCTTAAGCGGAGCTCCTAAGATAGAATCTATGAAGATCATCCATAGGATTGAGAACGATCCTAGAGGACCTTACGGAGGAGCTGTAGGAAGATTCGGCTTCGATGGGAACTGTTCCTTTTGTATTCCGATCCGAAGTTATTTCAGAAAAGAAGAAGAGGCAGTGACCCGTGCTTCCGGAGGGATCGTGATGGATTCAGATCCGAATGCGGAATACGAAGAGATCGGTCATAAATTAGGAGCAGTTTTGAAGGCAATGGAGGCGTTGAAATGA
- a CDS encoding anthranilate synthase component II — MKVLLVDHHDSFSYNLFQLVGEILEEEFPYRFRLDVIRQNEADVPKVLKEKYDRILLSPGPGTPEDPEYFGGSMEVLKQLGGEVPILGVCLGMQGMARFAGANIIKAEYPMHGKISEIKTDGKGVFQDLPFDLRVMRYHSLVVDENSLGKEWERTAYAGSELMGIRNREKRMEGVQFHPESFATEGGRKMLSNFLI, encoded by the coding sequence ATGAAAGTGTTATTAGTAGATCATCACGATTCTTTTTCCTATAATCTATTCCAGCTTGTAGGAGAAATTTTAGAAGAAGAGTTCCCATATAGATTCAGATTGGATGTGATCCGGCAGAATGAAGCGGATGTTCCGAAAGTTCTAAAGGAAAAATACGATCGGATCTTACTTTCTCCCGGTCCTGGAACTCCGGAAGATCCGGAATATTTCGGTGGTTCTATGGAAGTCCTAAAACAGTTAGGAGGAGAGGTCCCGATCTTAGGAGTTTGTCTGGGAATGCAGGGTATGGCCCGTTTTGCGGGAGCGAATATTATAAAAGCAGAATATCCTATGCACGGAAAAATTTCCGAGATCAAAACCGACGGGAAAGGAGTGTTTCAGGATCTTCCTTTCGATCTGAGAGTGATGAGATATCATTCTCTTGTGGTGGATGAAAATTCTCTCGGGAAGGAGTGGGAAAGAACCGCTTATGCAGGTTCGGAGTTAATGGGGATCCGTAATCGGGAAAAAAGAATGGAAGGTGTTCAATTCCATCCGGAGTCTTTTGCGACGGAGGGTGGAAGGAAAATGCTTTCGAATTTTTTAATATAA